CCCCAACCTTCTCGGAAAGCCCCACCAGGTCGGAGCGGAGAGCGGCAGCGAACTCCTGGACGGCGGCCACATCCTCCTTGGAAGCGAACTGCTCCAGGTCAGGAAGCTCTTGGCCTCCGGAAACCAACTTCTCCAGGTTGGTCACCCGGTCCTGGAGGGCCAGCACGTCCTGGTTGAGGAGGACGGCAAGCTCGTTCAGGGCCTGGATGGCCTGGGCGTTGGCCTCCAACTGGGTTTGGAGAGCGGCCACGTCGCCCTTCACGCCCTCCACGTCCTGGGCCAGGGCCTCCAGTTGCTCGGCCAGCTGCTGGGCCTGGGCCAAAGCGGTATCAGCGGCGATGGAGGCGGCCTCCACCCGGTCGGCGAGGTCCTGGAGGGCAGCCTGATCCATGCCGGGCTCGGGGGCCGGCTGGGCCTTGAGCTCCTCGATCAGGGCCTCGAGGCGGGCGATGTCCTCCTTGGTAGCGGCGCTGTCCTCCAGAGCGGAAACCCGCACGCCCAGGGCAGCGAGCTCAGCGGCAAGCTCCTGCACGGCGTTCTTCAGGGCTTCCAGGTCCTCAGGGGACATGGCCTCCATGGTGGGGGACTCGCCCTTGGCCTTCAGCTCCTCCTCGATCTGCTGCAGGAGGCGGTAGATGAGGAGAGCGGCCTGGTAGCGGGTAAGGGTCTCGTTCCCCCGGTAGGTGCCGTCGGGGAAGCCCGTAATGATGCCCTTGGCCGCCAGGCTCTCCACGGCCTCCTTGGCCCAGTGCCCAGCGGGCACGTCGGAAAACTGGGCCAGACCGAAGCCCATGGAGAGCACGGTCAAGAGCCCTGCCAGAAGTACCACTAGCCTTTTCTTCATATTCCCGTACACCCCCTTCAGGGATTTCGGGAAAGACAGGTACGGGCGAGTTTCCGCGTTTCCTCTCCGAACCGCCTTTCCCCTAGATGCAGGGTTTAACCACACACAAGGCCTGCTTTTCCCCTGCATCCGCAGGTATCATAAAAGGCTCACACAAGCCCTGTCAAGCCCTGGCCCCTTTAGGTTTGCTATACTCCCGCGAGGGGAGGTGGGAGCCTGGCGTGAAATGGGTTTTGGGATGGCGGGAAGCGCAGGGGGTTCGGAAGAACCTCACGAGGTGGCGGACCCCGCAAGGGGATTACCGGCGAGGGCCGGGAAAGATCGAGAAATCCGCGGATGCCGCCCGGGGTGTGCCCGCCCCGCCCGCCTGAGCAAAGCCTTCCGGGAAAGCCACCTTCGCGAGGAGGGGACAACCGGGGGGCAGGGCGTGAGGGAATAGCCTAGGGGCTAAACTAGTCCTTTTTTTGTTAGCTTTTCAAAAGGAGCGCCATGTGCGGCATTGTCGGCTACGTGGGTTTTAGAAACGCCACGGACATCCTGCTGGACGGCTTGAAGCGCCTGGAGTACCGGGGGTACGACTCCGCTGGGGTGGCGGTGAAGACGGGAGAGGGGTTCAAGGTGGCCAAGCGCTCGGGGAAGCTTTCCGCCCTGGAGGCCCTCCTGAAGGAGGCCCACCTGGAAGGCCCCTTGGGCATCGGCCACACCCGCTGGGCCACCCACGGGGCCCCCACCGACCCCAACGCCCATCCCCACACCACGGAGGACGGCAGGATCGCCGTGATCCATAACGGCATCATCGAGAACTACCTGGAGCTCAAGGGGGCCCTCCTTGCCCGAGGGCACCGCTTTGCCTCAGAGACGGATAGTGAGGTCCTGGCCCACCTCATCGAGGAGAAGTACCAAGGCGACCTCTTCCAGGCCCTGCGGGAGGCCCTAAAGGAGGTGCGGGGGGCCTACGCCGTGGTGGTGGCCCACGCGGACCACGAGGAGATCGTGGCCGCCCGCACGGTGAGCCCCCTGGTGGTGGGCCTGGGGGAAGGGGAGAACTTCCTGGCCTCGGACGTCCCCGCCCTCCTCCCCTACACGCGCCGGGTGATCTTCCTCCACGACGGCGACCTGGTGCGCCTAAGCCGGGAAGGCGTGGAAATTACGGACCTCTTTGGCAACCCCGTGGCGCGGGAGGTGGTGGAGATCGACTGGACCCTCGAGGCGGCGGAGAAGGGCGGCTTTCCCCACTACATGCTCAAGGAGATCTACGAGCAGCCCTGGGTCCTGGAGAACACCCTGGGGGGGCGCCTAAGGGAAGAGGAAGGGGATGTGGAGCTCGGCCTCGCCCTGGACCCCAAGGAGGTGGAAAGGGTCCACTTCCTCGCCTGCGGCACCGCGGCCTACGCCGGCTGGTACGGCAAGTACCTCATGGAGATCCTGGCTCGCCTTCCCTCCGAATGGGAGGTGGCCAGCGAGTACCGCTATCGCGACCCCGTGGTGAACGGGAAAACCCTGGCCATCGCCATCAGCCAGTCTGGGGAAACCATCGACACCCTCGAGGGCGTCCGCGAGGCCAAGGCCAAGGGGGCCCGCACCCTGGGGGTCATCAACGCCAAGGGTTCCAGCATCACCCGGGAGGTGGAGGAGGTGCTTTACATCCACGCCGGGCCCGAGATCGGCGTGGCCTCCACCAAGGCCTACACCGCCATGCTGGCGGCCATGGCCCTGTTGGCGGTGCGCTTTGGCCGGGGGCGGGGCACCCTCTCCCCGGAAGCGGCCCAGGCCCTCATCCGGGAGATGCGCAAGCTTCCCCGCCTGGTGGAGGAGGCCCTGGAAAAGCGGCCCATCGTGGCCCACATCGCCGAGAAGTACCACCAGGCCCAGGACTTCCTCTTCCTGGGCCGCCACGTGCAAGCCCCCACCGCCTACGAGGGGGCCTTGAAGCTCAAGGAAATCAGCTACATCCACGCCGAGGCCTACCCCGCTGGGGAGATGAAGCACGGCCCCATTGCCCTCATCGACGAGCACCTCCCCGTGGTGGTCCTGGCCACCCAAGGGCCCCTTTACGAGAAGACCCTCTCCAATATCCAAGAGGTGCGGGCCCGGGGGGGCAAGATCATCGCCGTGGCCACGGAGGGGGACGAGGGGATCCGGAAGCTCGCCCAAGATGTGATCTACGTGCCCGAGACCCACCCCCTCCTGGCCCCCATCGTGAGCGTGGTGCCCTTGCAGCTCCTTGCCTACGAGGTGGCGGTGCTCCTGGGCCGGGACGTGGACCAGCCCAGGAACCTGGCCAAGAGCGTGACCGTGGAGTAGACTAGATAATTTCCAAAAATTTTGCCACCACCTCCGGGTCCAGGCTCCTCCCCGCCTGGGCCCGGAGGTCCTCCAAAGCCTCCTCCTTGCTCCAAGCCCGCTTGTAGGGGCGTTCAGAGATGAGGGCGTCGTAAACATCCACCACGGCGAAGATGCGGGCCTCGAGGGGAATGGCCTCCCCCTTGAGGCCGAAGGGGTAGCCGGAGCCATCCCAGCGCTCGTGATGGTAGAGAACCACGTTCAAAGCAGTCTGGGGCAAAAAGGAGAGGTTCCGCAAAATCTCCAAGCCCACCTCGGGGTGGGTTTTCACCACCTTCCACTCTGCCGTGGAAAGAGCGGTGGGCTTGCGCAGGATCTCGTCGGGCAAGGCCAACTTGCCCAGGTCGTGGAAGTAGGCCCCCAGGCGGAGGCCCTCGAGGTCGGAAAACCCCAAGGCTTGACCCAAGCGAAAGGAGAGCTCCGCCACCCGCTCCGTGTGCCCCTGGGTTTCCAGGTCCCGGTACTCCAATACCCGGGAAAGGGCCCTCAGCGCCGCCTCGCGGGTGCTTTTGAGAACCCGCAGGTGAAAGAGCCGCTCTAAAGCCTCCTCCAACCGCTTGGCCACCACCTGCAAAACCGCCTCGTCCTCCGAGCGGTAGGGCACCTTTTCTCCAAAAGAGCCCAAGGCCAACACCCCGTACCGCCGCCCTTCGGGTTTTAAGGGAACCAAGAGGGCCGAACGCAACCCTGCTTCCACGTAGGGCCTTAGGGCCCCGGGAAAATGGGCGTAGTCCTCCACGTAAATGGGGCTTTCCCAAAGCCGAGGGTGGCCCAAAAGCCCCTCGCCAAAGCGGATGGGGTGCTCCACGTAAAGCCGGGGAAAGCCGGGGGGGTAGCGGCCCGCCCTCACCGCCGGCCGCACCCGCCCCCCCTGGAACAGGTAAAGGGCTCCGCCATGATAGGGGGTTAGTTTGAGCAGGGTTTCCAAGGCCTCCTGGGCCATCGCTAAGGGATCACGGGCGCTTTCTAAAGCAAGGGAAAGCTCCAAAAGGGCCCGGTTGCGCTCCGCTTCTTCCTGCGCCCGCTCCAAGGCCTCAATCCGGCCCAGGACCATTCCCGCCGCTTCCGCCAGGGCCTGCAGCCAGAAGCGCTCCTCGGGGAGGATTTCCCCCACGCCCCCGGCAGTGTCCATGGAGAGCACGCCTAACACCCTTCCCCGCGGATCCCGAAGGGGAACACCCAGGTAAACCCCGGGCTGCGGCTGGCCCGTTAGGAAGACCACCCGGGGATCCTGGGAAACATCGGGTACGAAAAGGGGCTCCCCGCTTTCTAACACCACCCAAGAAACCCCTTTACCCCGGGGCAAGCGGAAGCCCACCCGCTGCCGGGAAAGCCCCTCCGCCGCCACCAGCTCCAAGGCGTCTTCCTCCGGACGATAGAGAAAAAGGAGAACCGAGACCGCCCGGGTTTGGGCTTTGGCCGCCTGCACCACCTGGCAAAAGACCTCTTCCCGCCGTTCCAAAGGTGCAAGGAGACGCCACGCCCGGACCAGGGCCTCCAGGCGCTTAAGCTCCAGCGTCCCTGAAGCCATGACGCCCTTCACTCTACCAGGTGAACCGAGGAAGGCAGGGGGATAAGCTTTAACCAAGCCTCGGCCTCAAAGGAGCGGCGCCAGGGAAAGGCGAGGGCCTCGAGGTCTACCCGGTACCCTTCCCACGCCACGTAGGGCCAAAGGGAAGCCACCCCCAGCGCCTCCTCCCCCAAGGGCTCGGGAAAATGGCCCCGCACCCAAGGCCTCCCCACCTCTCCCCACCAGTAGGCGAAGTAGGCCTCAGCCAGGCGCCGAAGGCGCTCTTCCCGGTCCCTTAGAAAAAGCCCCCCTTGGGCCAGGGCGCTCCCCAGGTTGTTGGCGGGGGTGCCCCAGGCGGCGTAGGCGGCAAGCCGACCGTAAAGCCCTAGGGCCTGGAGGTACCCCATGAGCCCCGCATCCCCCCGGTTCACCCGGCTGAGGTCGGCCAAGGCCACGGGGTGGCGGGCCATGAGGGCCATGAGCTTTAGGAGGACCTTCCTTGGCTCCCCACCCCCGTAGGCGAAGAGGACGAGGTCAGGGGCGGCGGTAAGGGGCACCGCCTCCGCCTGGGCGCTTCGCAACAGCCCCGCCACCGTTTCCCCCAAGGGTATGCCCTCGTAGGGGGTGGCCCGCTCCGGGGAAACCCCCTCGTAGACCACCGCCACCCTAAGCCCCGGGCGCACGGCCCGGAGGAGAAGGACCTGCCCCGCCTCGTCCGCCCCCGGACGGCTGGGATAGGGCAGGGCCTGGGCCTCCTTGGGGGCGGGTGAGCCCCGCACGGCGTCGTCCCACACCGCTTCCAGGTAAAGCCCCTTCAAAGCGGCCCACGGGGCGAGGGCGTGGAGGACTTTTAGGTTTCGCTCCCTCTGGGTGGCGTCCCAACGGGGCACCACGCCGAAGAGGAAGACCTCCCCGCCATACCGCACCCTCCAGGCCAAAAGGAACCCCAGCCGGGCCAGGGCGTCCTCAGGGGGAAGGTCCAGGTGGCGGCTTTGCAGAAGCCCACCATACGCTAGGGCGTCCAGGCTGGCGACCAAGCGCTCTCCCGGGGTGGAAAGGAGCCAGGCCCTAAGGAGGGGAAGGTCCGCCCCCTCGAGGCCCCGGTACACCTCCCGCGGAGGGCAACGCACCCCCTCCCAGCCACAAGGGGCCCAGTTGGGCGGGCGGTCGTCCAAGGGAAGGTACACAACCCCCGCCCCCAGGGCGAACCCCCACAAAAGGGCGAAGAAGGCGAGCCTGGCCACGCCTTCTTAGGGTTTGGCGGCTTCCCCTTGGGCCTTGGCCTCGTGTTCCGCCAGGTACTTCTCCGCGGTCATGGCCGCCCGGGTGCCCGCCCCCACGCTGGTGGTGAGCTGGCGGTAGATGGGGTCGGCCACATCCCCGGCGGCGAAGATGCCCGGCACCGAGGTGTACACCTCGTCCCGCACCGCCACGTAGCCATCGGGCCTGAGCTCCACCACCCCCTTGAGGAAGCCCGTGTTGGGCTCGTGGCCGATGAAGACGAAGACCCCGTCCGTGGGGTAGACGTATTCCTCCCCCGTCTTCAGGTTCTTTAGCCGCACCCCCGTCACCTGGTCCTCGCCCAGGATCTCCGTGACCACGTGGGAGAAGAGGAAGTGCATCTTGGGGTTCTGGAAAGCCCGGGCCTGGGCTAGCTTGTTGGCCCTAAGCTCATCCCGGCGGTGGACCAGGGTCACCTTGCGAGCGAACTTGGTGAGGAAAAGCCCCTCCTCCACGGCGGCGTCCCCCCCGCCCACCACCACCACCTCCTTGTCCCGGTAAAAGAAGCCGTCGCAGGTGGCGCAGGTGGACACCCCACGGCCGTAGAACTTGTCCTCGCCGGGAACGCCAAGCCGCCTGGGGTTGGCCCCGGTGGCCACGATGACCACCCGGGCGGGGTAGCTCCGCTCAAACCCCCGGACCAAGAAGCCCTCCTCCAGGGGCTCTATCCCCAGGACCTCGTCCATGACGATCCTGGCCCCGAACTTCTCCGCCTGTTGCACCATGCGGCTAGCCAACTCGGGCCCGGAGATGCCCTCGGGAAAGCCGGGGTAGTTTTCCACCTCCTCCGTCTGGGCAATCTGCCCCCCCGGGAGGCCTTTTTCCACGATGACCGTCTTGAGGCCTGCCCGGCCCGTATAAATACCTGCGGTGAGGCCCGCCGGCCCCCCGCCCAGGATGACCACGTCGTAGCGCTCCTCCGCCGCCCCGCTCGCTGAGAGTCCTGCCAAGGAAAACTCCATCTCTCCCCTCCTTCGCTTCCAGGCTACACCCCCAAATACCCTTGGGGGGTATATACCAAACCCAGTCTGGCGAAAGGACTTCCCCCTGTCAAGGGAAAAAGGCAATCCGAGCCGCTTCTGGTGACCCCAGGGGGATTCGAACCCCCGTCTCGGCCTTGAGAGGGCCGTGTCCTAGGCCTCTAGACGATGGGGCCATGCGCGGCTCGGACTGCTTCTGGTGACCCCAGGGGGATTCGAACCCCCGCCGCCGCCTTGAAAGGGCGGTGACCTAACCACTAGTCGATGGGGCCAAACATTTGGCTGGGGTGCGTGGACTCGAACCACGACCGGCGGATCCAGAGTCCGCTGTCCTGCCGTTAGACGACACCCCAGCGGCGGGCGCCCGATCCCTCGGGCAGACGATATGGTACACTCTAAAGGGCGGATTGGCAAGCCCCTGATGCCTATGGAGGAAAGCCTTTTACAAATCCTTAGCCGTTATATCTCGCCCATGGCCGCGGAAAACCTTCTGCGCCGGGCCCTAGGCCCAAGGCTGCCCGCCACCCCAGGGGAGTGGGCGCGGTTCATTGAGGCAAGCCTTTGGCCCGAGCTTGGCCGCCTCCTTCCCTTTCGCGAAATGCCTCCTGAGCTGAGGGCTTTGGTGCGGGAATTGAAGCAGCTTTCCCTCCAGGAGGCGGAAGGGGAAAGCGAGGAGGCGGAGGAGGAAGAAGCCCTTCTGGAGGAGGCGGTGGACCTCGAGGACCCCGCGGCCCGGGAACACTTGGCGAGGCGGCTGGCCCGCCTCGAGGGGGTTTTGGGGGTGGTGGTGGCCGGTAGGAGCGGGAAGGAGGAGCGTTTCGCCGGAGAACCCATCCCGCTAGAGCTCGTCCACCGCCTGCTGGCCCGCCAAGGATACGGGGTTTTCTACGCCCTCCTCCAGGAAAACGTGGTGGCCCTAAAACCCCTAGGCGTTGGGTACGTGGGCCTTCTGGCCCGCAAGGAAACCAACATCGGCCGCTTGCTCCACGCCCTGAGGCGGCTTGTACCCATCACGGAGGTTAGCGGATGAGAGGATGGCTTCCCCTGGTTCTGGCCCTTGTCCTATCGGCCCTTGCCGCACCCTTGCCCCAGGCGTATGACCGCCTGGAGGAAGCCCTGGCCCAGGTGGGCCTCGCCAACCCCACCCAGGCCCTGGCGGCCTTGGACCGGGCGCAAAGCGTGTTGCGCCAGGAGGCGGAAGGCCTTCCCCCCGTGATCCGGGACGCCGTCTTGAACAACCTCGAGGGCCTGCGGCAGGCGGTGGTGCAAAAAAGCCGGGCAGACCTAGAAGCCCGGCTTCTCCTCGTTCGCCATCTCTTGGGCAAGGCGCTTTACGATGGGTTCTTCCAGGCGAGCCCCTCGGAAAAGCCCGCCTACCTCAGCCGCCTGGCCCGGGCCACGGGCCTGCCCCCGTCGTTAACCCAGGAGGTCCAGGGCCTAGGAGCAGAGGAGGCCAGGCGCCGCCTGGAAGCCCACTTCCTCCAGGCCATGAGCCAGGACCTGGGCCGGGCCTTGGATGCGGCCTCGAGGCCCGAGGCCTACCTGGCCTTGGCCCGGGCCTACGCCCGCTTTTTGGTGGTCCAGGATAGCCCGCAAAGCACCCTTAAGGCCCAGGACTTCATCCAGGCCCTGGCCAAGGTTTCCTCCGGGGAGGGCTTCCGCCCCGAGGTAAAGGGGCTTTTGGACCGGGTGGCTGCCTGGCGCCAGGCCCTCCTGGCCCCCGCCCCCAAAGCCCAGGCCAGCCCCACCCCTGCCCCGGCCCCCACCACACCCCCCGCCGCCCCTGCACCTTCCCCCACATCTACCGCACTCCCCAGCCCCTCCCAATCCTCCGCAATCCCTCCCGCAGACACAGCTCAGGCCAGCCCTCCTTCAGTGGAAACCTTCTACACCCCGCCTTGGATGGACCGAGCTACTGCGGAGGCGGTGCGCCGTCAAGCCTACACTTTGGGCTATAACTACAACTTTGAGCTGCTGGAAGCCCTAAACCAAACCCAAGCGGAAGTGGGCCTGGCCATTGCGACCTTAGGGCGGGGAAACCTAGCACAGGGGAGATACCACCTGGACCGGGCGTTGTGGCAGTTCCGCGCCAACCTCGAACCAGTTTTTGCCGTCATTGATCCCACCCTTACGGACCAGATTTCCCGCACCCTTGTGCACCTCTCAGGGGCCACGGGCATCCGAACCTTAGATGCCTTGGTGGTATATGAGGCCCTGGAAGAGCTCAAGCAGGCGTTTGGCCAAGGACCTAGCGAAAACCCTTGGCTCTTCTTGAAGCTTCTACTGGCCCAAACAGCGGGTGTCCCCCGGGCAGTCTTCTTCCTCTTGGCCGCTGCCTTGAGTCTTTTTCCCCTTTACCTCATCCGCCTTACCTTCGGCGGGCGGAACGTGTATTGGAACCTCTTGGGCCTCGCCTTCCTTTTCCTCTTTTTGCCCATTCTGGCCGAAGGGCTTTCCTACTTTGGCTCGGTCATGGCCGACTACGGCAACCTGCCCTTCTTAGGTTTTCTTTCCAACCTTTCTATCGGCCAGGGCCTTATCCCCTACCTTGCGTGGGGACTTACCGTGTTCTTGGTGGTAGCGCTGGCCGGGGCGGGGCTGAGGGGCATCGCCGCCCAGTTCGGCCTCCTGAAGGAGCGGGGGGAGGAGGTGGCCGCCACCGCCGAGCGCCCCGCCTCCACCTTGACCAGCGAAACCATCGTGGAGTGGGACGAGGAGTTTTAGCCGAGCCGGGTGCCGGGGACGACCCCGTACCCCCGGGCCCAATCGGCAGCGGGCATGGGGCGCTTGCCCTCGGGCTGGACTTGGAGAAGGCGGATAAGCCCCTCCCCGGTGCCCACCAAGACCCCTTCCCGGTCCACCGCCTGGACCACCCCGGACTCCCCCTCCCCGGGTTCGGGCCGCATGGCCAGGACCTTGACCCGCTTGCCCCGGTGGAAGAAGTAGGTTCCCGGCCAGGGCTGCACCCCCCGGTGGCGGTTGTAGATGGCCTGGGCGCTTTCCTCAAAGCGGATCCGCCCCTCCTCCTTGGTGAGGAGGGGGGCGTAGGAGGGCTCTCCCTCCTGGGGCATAGGGGTGAGGCGGGGAAGGTCTTGGAGCACCTCTAGGAGGAGCTCTATGCCCTTATCCCGAAGGCGCTTGGCCAGGGCCTCGGCATCCTCCTCGGGAGCGATTTCCGTGCGCCAAAGGGCGTAAAGGGGTCCGGTGTCTACCCCCTCCTCCGTCCTCATGATGGCCACCCCGGTTTCCTTCTCCCCCCGGATGAGGGCCCAGGGCACGGGGGCGGGCCCCCGGTACTTGGGAAGGAGGGAGGGGTGGAGGTTGAGGAAGCCGTAGGGGGGCACCTCGAGGACCTCCTTGGGCAGGATCTTGCCGTACGCGGCGGTGACCGCCACCTCAGGGGCCGCCTTCCGGAAGGCCTCGAGAAACTCCGGGTCCCTGAGCCGCTTTGGCTTCAAAAGGGGAAGCCCGTGGGCCAAGGCGTACTGGGCCACGGGGCTCGGGGCAGGCTTCAGGCCCCGCCCCTTGGGCTTGTCCGGCTGGGTCACCACCAAGACCACCTGGTGGTGGCGGTTTAGGGCGTCCAGCACGGGCACCGCCCACTCGGGGGTGCCGAAAAAGGCCACCCTCATCGCCCGGAAAGCTCCTTGAGGAGCGCCCTGGCCTCCTTTTGCATGCGGGCCAGCTCCGCCCGGTTCGCCTCCAAGAAGGCCTCCCGCTTAGGCTTAGGCAGGCGCTCAAAGAAGAGGACGCCGTCCAGGTGATCCATCTCGTGTTGGAAGACCCGGGCCATGTACCCCTCCAGCTCCAGGGTGCGGGGGGTGCCCTCCTCGTCCTGGTAGGCCACGCGGATGCGCTCCGCCCGGGGAACCTCCTCGGAGTACAGGCCGGGAAGGGAAAGGCAGCCTTCCGTGCCCTCCACCTCCCCCTCCCGGTAGAGGAGGACGGGGTTGGCCACCACATAGACCCGGCGCACCAGGTCGCGAAGCGGCCGCTCTTCCTCCTCGGGCTCGTCGGCGTACTCCACGGCCACGAAAAGGCGCTCAGAAAGCCCTATCTGCGGGGCAGCGAGGCCCACCCCCCTGGCGTCAAACATGGTTTCCAGCATGTCCTCGGCCAGCCTTTTCACCCGGGAAAAATCCCGCACGGGCTGGGCCCGCTTGCGCAAGACCGGGTCGCCGTAGAGGCGGATAGGGTAGATCATCCTAGCTATTGTAGCGCAACCCGTACCCTTCCCAAAACCTGGCCCACCGCCTGGACCCCAGGGGGAAGGTCGAGGAGCAGGGGGCCTTCCACCATCCCGGGGCGGAAGCCCCCTTGGGGCCTGGCCTCCACCTCCTTCAGGCCCTCCAGAGCCTCCCTGGGCCCCACCACCTGGACGGCCTTGGGGGCGTAGTCCTCCACCACCATCCCCGCTGGCGGGCGGAAGACCAGGGGCACTTCCTTGCGGAAAAGGGGGGCCTCCCGGGCCACAAGGCGCACCTTCTTGGGCGTGAGCTCCACCCCCGGCAAGGGACCTTCTAGACCGAAGGCGGTGAGGGTAGCCTCCTCGTTCCCCAGGTCCAGCCCCAAGGCCACCACCGCCT
This genomic stretch from Thermus sp. LT1-2-5 harbors:
- the trxB gene encoding thioredoxin-disulfide reductase, whose translation is MEFSLAGLSASGAAEERYDVVILGGGPAGLTAGIYTGRAGLKTVIVEKGLPGGQIAQTEEVENYPGFPEGISGPELASRMVQQAEKFGARIVMDEVLGIEPLEEGFLVRGFERSYPARVVIVATGANPRRLGVPGEDKFYGRGVSTCATCDGFFYRDKEVVVVGGGDAAVEEGLFLTKFARKVTLVHRRDELRANKLAQARAFQNPKMHFLFSHVVTEILGEDQVTGVRLKNLKTGEEYVYPTDGVFVFIGHEPNTGFLKGVVELRPDGYVAVRDEVYTSVPGIFAAGDVADPIYRQLTTSVGAGTRAAMTAEKYLAEHEAKAQGEAAKP
- a CDS encoding DUF4127 family protein gives rise to the protein MARLAFFALLWGFALGAGVVYLPLDDRPPNWAPCGWEGVRCPPREVYRGLEGADLPLLRAWLLSTPGERLVASLDALAYGGLLQSRHLDLPPEDALARLGFLLAWRVRYGGEVFLFGVVPRWDATQRERNLKVLHALAPWAALKGLYLEAVWDDAVRGSPAPKEAQALPYPSRPGADEAGQVLLLRAVRPGLRVAVVYEGVSPERATPYEGIPLGETVAGLLRSAQAEAVPLTAAPDLVLFAYGGGEPRKVLLKLMALMARHPVALADLSRVNRGDAGLMGYLQALGLYGRLAAYAAWGTPANNLGSALAQGGLFLRDREERLRRLAEAYFAYWWGEVGRPWVRGHFPEPLGEEALGVASLWPYVAWEGYRVDLEALAFPWRRSFEAEAWLKLIPLPSSVHLVE
- a CDS encoding HD domain-containing phosphohydrolase, with translation MASGTLELKRLEALVRAWRLLAPLERREEVFCQVVQAAKAQTRAVSVLLFLYRPEEDALELVAAEGLSRQRVGFRLPRGKGVSWVVLESGEPLFVPDVSQDPRVVFLTGQPQPGVYLGVPLRDPRGRVLGVLSMDTAGGVGEILPEERFWLQALAEAAGMVLGRIEALERAQEEAERNRALLELSLALESARDPLAMAQEALETLLKLTPYHGGALYLFQGGRVRPAVRAGRYPPGFPRLYVEHPIRFGEGLLGHPRLWESPIYVEDYAHFPGALRPYVEAGLRSALLVPLKPEGRRYGVLALGSFGEKVPYRSEDEAVLQVVAKRLEEALERLFHLRVLKSTREAALRALSRVLEYRDLETQGHTERVAELSFRLGQALGFSDLEGLRLGAYFHDLGKLALPDEILRKPTALSTAEWKVVKTHPEVGLEILRNLSFLPQTALNVVLYHHERWDGSGYPFGLKGEAIPLEARIFAVVDVYDALISERPYKRAWSKEEALEDLRAQAGRSLDPEVVAKFLEII
- the def gene encoding peptide deformylase, translated to MIYPIRLYGDPVLRKRAQPVRDFSRVKRLAEDMLETMFDARGVGLAAPQIGLSERLFVAVEYADEPEEEERPLRDLVRRVYVVANPVLLYREGEVEGTEGCLSLPGLYSEEVPRAERIRVAYQDEEGTPRTLELEGYMARVFQHEMDHLDGVLFFERLPKPKREAFLEANRAELARMQKEARALLKELSGR
- the fmt gene encoding methionyl-tRNA formyltransferase translates to MRVAFFGTPEWAVPVLDALNRHHQVVLVVTQPDKPKGRGLKPAPSPVAQYALAHGLPLLKPKRLRDPEFLEAFRKAAPEVAVTAAYGKILPKEVLEVPPYGFLNLHPSLLPKYRGPAPVPWALIRGEKETGVAIMRTEEGVDTGPLYALWRTEIAPEEDAEALAKRLRDKGIELLLEVLQDLPRLTPMPQEGEPSYAPLLTKEEGRIRFEESAQAIYNRHRGVQPWPGTYFFHRGKRVKVLAMRPEPGEGESGVVQAVDREGVLVGTGEGLIRLLQVQPEGKRPMPAADWARGYGVVPGTRLG
- the glmS gene encoding glutamine--fructose-6-phosphate transaminase (isomerizing), coding for MCGIVGYVGFRNATDILLDGLKRLEYRGYDSAGVAVKTGEGFKVAKRSGKLSALEALLKEAHLEGPLGIGHTRWATHGAPTDPNAHPHTTEDGRIAVIHNGIIENYLELKGALLARGHRFASETDSEVLAHLIEEKYQGDLFQALREALKEVRGAYAVVVAHADHEEIVAARTVSPLVVGLGEGENFLASDVPALLPYTRRVIFLHDGDLVRLSREGVEITDLFGNPVAREVVEIDWTLEAAEKGGFPHYMLKEIYEQPWVLENTLGGRLREEEGDVELGLALDPKEVERVHFLACGTAAYAGWYGKYLMEILARLPSEWEVASEYRYRDPVVNGKTLAIAISQSGETIDTLEGVREAKAKGARTLGVINAKGSSITREVEEVLYIHAGPEIGVASTKAYTAMLAAMALLAVRFGRGRGTLSPEAAQALIREMRKLPRLVEEALEKRPIVAHIAEKYHQAQDFLFLGRHVQAPTAYEGALKLKEISYIHAEAYPAGEMKHGPIALIDEHLPVVVLATQGPLYEKTLSNIQEVRARGGKIIAVATEGDEGIRKLAQDVIYVPETHPLLAPIVSVVPLQLLAYEVAVLLGRDVDQPRNLAKSVTVE